A portion of the Chondrinema litorale genome contains these proteins:
- a CDS encoding SixA phosphatase family protein translates to MKTLYLVRHAKSSWKDDSLDDFERPLNKRGQRDAPFMGDKLKEQKIIPDLVISSPAKRAKSTAKIIAKKIGYDPDDIKWKKKIYDAFTEDLLKIIRDQKKDIDSLMLVGHNPELTSLSNYLTDFRIYNIPTTGISCIRFYCDTWEEVQPKAGEQVFFDYPKRYFKTK, encoded by the coding sequence ATGAAAACACTTTATTTGGTCAGGCATGCTAAATCGAGTTGGAAAGATGATAGTTTGGATGATTTTGAAAGACCTTTAAATAAAAGAGGGCAGAGGGATGCTCCCTTTATGGGAGACAAGTTGAAAGAGCAAAAGATTATACCTGATCTTGTAATTTCTTCGCCTGCAAAAAGAGCAAAGTCAACAGCTAAAATCATTGCTAAAAAAATCGGTTATGATCCAGATGATATTAAATGGAAGAAAAAAATATATGATGCTTTCACAGAAGATTTACTTAAAATCATTCGTGATCAAAAAAAAGATATAGACTCTTTAATGTTGGTTGGGCATAATCCTGAGTTAACATCACTTTCAAATTATCTCACAGATTTTAGGATTTACAATATACCTACTACTGGTATATCTTGTATCAGATTTTATTGCGACACGTGGGAAGAGGTTCAGCCAAAAGCTGGAGAGCAGGTGTTTTTTGATTATCCGAAACGGTATTTTAAGACAAAATAA
- a CDS encoding carbon-nitrogen hydrolase family protein — translation MNTTDDIKVELRNLRYEDYLELKEASLQAYIGMDPNTSYWKEEKIKKLIDIFPEGQLCVLVNGKVKASALSIIVDYKKYGDNHTYKQITGDYNFSTHDPNGDVLYGIDVFVHPDTRGLRLGRRLYDARKELCESLNLRSIMAGGRIPNYIKYADQLTPRKYIQKVKMKEIYDPTLTFQLSNEFHVKKILKKYLIGDKDSLEFATLLEWNNIYYQEKEEALVAQKKAYVRIGLVQWQMRLFGSFEALIEQVEFFVDAVSDYKSDFILFPEFFEAPLMAEFNHLGEAKAIRELAKFTEALRAKFQEFAVSYNVNIITGSMPYIDEDNNLLNISYLCRRDGTSEDYRKIHITPSEANAWGMVGGDKLKVFDTDCGKIGILICYDVEFPELSRLYAEQGMQILFVPFLTDTQNGYNRVRRCAQARAVENECYVAIAGCVGNLPKVNNMDIQFAQSAIFTPSDFSFPTNAIKSEATPNTEMTVIGDLDLELLKELHEHGSVRIMKDRRKDLYDIVWKK, via the coding sequence ATGAATACAACAGACGATATAAAAGTTGAGCTTAGAAACTTAAGATATGAAGATTACCTCGAATTAAAAGAAGCCAGTTTGCAAGCATATATCGGCATGGACCCTAATACTTCTTACTGGAAAGAAGAAAAGATAAAGAAGTTAATAGATATATTTCCAGAAGGTCAGCTTTGTGTTTTGGTAAATGGCAAGGTAAAAGCCAGTGCTTTATCAATTATAGTGGACTATAAAAAATATGGTGACAACCATACTTATAAGCAAATTACAGGTGATTATAATTTTAGTACTCACGATCCCAATGGTGATGTTTTGTATGGAATAGATGTATTTGTGCACCCTGATACCCGTGGCTTGAGATTAGGCAGAAGGTTATATGATGCTCGAAAAGAGTTATGTGAAAGTCTTAATCTTAGGTCGATTATGGCTGGTGGGCGTATTCCAAATTATATTAAATATGCAGACCAGTTAACCCCTCGAAAATATATTCAAAAAGTAAAAATGAAGGAGATTTATGATCCTACGCTTACTTTTCAGCTTTCGAATGAATTTCACGTAAAGAAAATTCTTAAAAAATATCTGATTGGAGATAAAGATTCGCTTGAGTTTGCCACATTGCTTGAGTGGAACAATATCTATTACCAAGAAAAAGAGGAAGCATTAGTAGCGCAAAAAAAGGCTTATGTAAGAATAGGGTTGGTGCAATGGCAAATGCGTTTATTTGGAAGCTTTGAGGCGCTTATAGAGCAAGTAGAGTTTTTCGTAGATGCAGTAAGTGATTATAAATCTGATTTCATACTGTTTCCAGAGTTTTTTGAGGCACCTCTAATGGCAGAGTTTAACCATTTAGGCGAGGCTAAAGCAATTAGAGAATTAGCCAAATTCACTGAAGCTTTAAGAGCCAAATTTCAAGAGTTTGCGGTGTCTTATAATGTTAATATTATAACTGGTAGTATGCCTTATATCGATGAGGATAACAATCTGTTGAATATTTCTTATCTGTGCAGAAGAGATGGAACATCAGAAGATTACAGGAAAATTCATATTACACCATCAGAAGCAAATGCATGGGGTATGGTTGGTGGAGATAAACTAAAAGTATTCGATACCGATTGTGGTAAAATTGGTATTCTTATTTGCTATGATGTGGAATTTCCTGAGCTTTCTAGATTATATGCTGAGCAAGGTATGCAAATACTTTTTGTGCCTTTCTTAACAGATACTCAAAATGGATATAACAGAGTAAGGCGTTGTGCACAAGCAAGAGCCGTAGAAAATGAATGCTACGTAGCCATTGCAGGTTGTGTAGGTAATTTGCCTAAAGTAAACAACATGGATATCCAGTTTGCACAATCGGCTATTTTTACACCATCAGATTTTTCATTTCCAACAAATGCGATTAAGTCTGAAGCTACTCCAAATACTGAAATGACAGTAATCGGTGATCTTGATCTGGAATTATTAAAAGAGTTGCATGAGCATGGTAGTGTAAGGATAATGAAAGACAGAAGAAAAGATCTATATGATATTGTTTGGAAAAAATAA
- a CDS encoding aldose epimerase family protein → MIIQKERFGLSKDNKQVDLYKLKARNGVEVSLINYGASIQRLLIPDKTGKFNDVVLGFDNLADYEAHKYFSGASVGRYANRIGFGKLTVDGTEYQLACNNGKNHLHGGNVGFGKKCWDGDMIKEEHSATVIFSYFSEDGEENYPGNLSVKVSYTLTDDGDLQIDYYAKTDKDTHVNLTNHAYFNLKGAGNGDILEHELQLNAKAFTPVNENVIPTGELAEVVGTPFDFTEPKLIGKDIAAEHEQLRIGNGYDHNFVVDKPVSESGFIAKVVEPQTGRIMEIYGTHPGVQLYTANFLDPEPAGKKGITYIKRGAFCLETQHYPDSPNNSQFPSTLIKAGEEYKQQTIFKFSVK, encoded by the coding sequence ATGATTATTCAAAAAGAACGTTTTGGCCTATCTAAAGACAACAAACAAGTTGATTTATATAAGTTAAAAGCAAGAAATGGTGTAGAAGTTTCATTAATCAACTACGGAGCGAGTATTCAGAGGTTGTTAATACCAGATAAAACCGGAAAGTTTAATGATGTAGTATTAGGTTTTGATAATCTTGCAGATTACGAAGCTCATAAATATTTCTCGGGAGCTTCTGTGGGTAGATATGCCAATAGAATTGGCTTTGGAAAGCTTACAGTTGATGGTACAGAATACCAATTAGCTTGTAATAATGGTAAGAATCATTTACATGGAGGAAATGTTGGCTTTGGTAAAAAATGCTGGGATGGCGATATGATTAAAGAAGAGCATAGTGCAACTGTAATTTTTTCATACTTTAGTGAAGATGGTGAAGAAAACTATCCGGGAAATTTATCGGTAAAGGTTTCTTATACATTAACTGATGATGGCGATTTGCAAATTGATTATTATGCAAAGACAGATAAAGATACCCATGTAAACCTAACTAACCATGCTTATTTTAACTTAAAAGGAGCTGGTAATGGAGATATTCTAGAGCACGAGCTTCAATTAAATGCGAAAGCATTTACTCCGGTAAATGAAAATGTGATTCCGACTGGAGAACTTGCAGAAGTAGTTGGAACTCCATTTGATTTTACTGAGCCTAAACTCATTGGAAAAGACATCGCAGCCGAGCATGAACAATTACGCATTGGCAATGGATACGATCATAATTTTGTTGTAGACAAACCAGTTTCAGAATCTGGGTTTATTGCAAAAGTAGTCGAGCCACAAACGGGTAGAATAATGGAAATTTATGGTACTCATCCTGGTGTGCAACTTTATACAGCAAACTTTCTTGATCCAGAACCTGCGGGAAAAAAAGGGATAACTTATATTAAAAGAGGTGCATTTTGTTTAGAAACGCAACATTATCCAGATTCGCCAAATAACAGCCAATTTCCAAGCACTTTAATTAAGGCAGGAGAAGAATATAAACAGCAAACAATATTTAAGTTTAGTGTGAAATAA
- a CDS encoding AMP-binding protein, whose product MKNFPWFENYPKEVAQSIDLDRYQTVMDIIDECLVKYGDKTAYISMGANMSFSKLDQLSKNFAAYLQSIGLQKGDRIAIMMPNLLQYPIALFGAIRAGLIVVNTNPLYTVREMTHQFNDSSVDALIVLANFAKNVEQALPKTKIKHLIITQIGDQLGGIKSLLVNFVVKYVKKMVPSYHLPQAVDFNYTLSLGAKANYKKPQVNKSDIQFLQYTGGTTGVSKGASLTNGNIIANILQISEWMKPKLKENTETMVTALPLYHIFALTVNCLSMLMIGATNVLIVNPRDMKSFIKDLQKYPFTVMTGVNTLFNGLLNQPDFKALDFSKLKLTVGGGMAVQRAVADKWKQVTGVSLAEGYGLSETSPVLTCNPVDGTERNGTIGVPLPETEVVVMDENGNILEKGQPGEICAKGPQVMKGYWNRDEETAKVFFGEWFRTGDIGVEDEGGFFKIVDRKKDMILVSGFNVYPNEVEDEIAKMDGVLEVAAIGIPDDKSHEAVKVFIVRKDDSLTVEKVRQYCKTCLTGYKVPKHVEFMDELPKTNVGKILRRSLKEMEDKKRKETETAS is encoded by the coding sequence ATGAAAAACTTTCCTTGGTTTGAAAACTACCCAAAAGAGGTAGCACAAAGCATAGATCTAGACAGGTACCAAACTGTTATGGATATTATAGACGAGTGCTTAGTTAAATATGGTGATAAGACAGCTTACATTAGTATGGGAGCAAATATGTCGTTTAGTAAACTAGACCAACTCTCTAAGAATTTTGCTGCATATTTACAAAGCATTGGATTACAAAAAGGTGACCGCATTGCCATTATGATGCCCAACTTATTGCAATATCCGATAGCTTTATTTGGTGCTATTCGTGCAGGTTTAATAGTAGTAAATACTAACCCTTTATACACAGTGAGGGAAATGACTCACCAGTTCAACGATTCAAGTGTTGATGCACTAATTGTACTGGCAAACTTTGCTAAAAATGTTGAGCAAGCACTACCCAAAACTAAAATTAAACATCTAATTATTACGCAAATTGGTGATCAGTTAGGAGGAATAAAATCATTATTAGTAAACTTCGTAGTGAAGTATGTAAAAAAGATGGTTCCTTCTTACCATTTACCACAGGCAGTGGACTTTAATTATACACTAAGTTTAGGTGCCAAAGCTAATTATAAAAAACCTCAGGTAAATAAATCAGACATACAGTTTCTACAATATACAGGAGGTACAACTGGCGTTTCTAAAGGTGCTTCTTTAACAAATGGCAACATCATAGCTAATATCTTACAGATATCTGAATGGATGAAGCCAAAATTGAAAGAGAATACAGAAACCATGGTAACTGCTTTGCCGCTTTACCACATTTTTGCGCTTACTGTAAACTGCCTTTCTATGCTCATGATTGGTGCAACCAATGTACTCATCGTCAATCCTAGAGATATGAAAAGTTTTATTAAAGACTTGCAGAAATATCCATTTACGGTAATGACTGGTGTAAACACCCTATTTAATGGTTTACTAAATCAACCTGACTTTAAAGCACTCGATTTCTCTAAACTAAAATTGACTGTAGGTGGTGGTATGGCTGTACAGCGTGCAGTAGCTGATAAATGGAAACAAGTAACAGGTGTTTCTCTTGCAGAAGGTTATGGGTTGAGTGAAACCTCTCCTGTACTTACTTGTAATCCTGTTGACGGCACAGAAAGAAACGGTACCATTGGAGTTCCTTTACCAGAAACAGAAGTAGTAGTAATGGATGAAAATGGCAATATTCTAGAAAAAGGGCAACCAGGAGAAATATGTGCTAAAGGTCCTCAAGTAATGAAAGGATACTGGAACCGTGACGAAGAAACTGCAAAAGTATTTTTTGGTGAATGGTTTAGAACAGGAGATATTGGTGTAGAAGACGAAGGAGGATTCTTTAAAATTGTAGATCGTAAGAAAGATATGATTTTGGTTTCTGGCTTTAACGTTTACCCTAATGAAGTAGAAGACGAAATTGCCAAAATGGATGGTGTATTAGAAGTAGCTGCCATCGGCATTCCTGATGATAAATCTCACGAAGCAGTTAAAGTATTTATCGTAAGAAAAGATGATTCTCTAACTGTTGAAAAAGTACGCCAATATTGCAAAACTTGTCTTACTGGATATAAAGTTCCTAAACATGTAGAATTTATGGATGAATTGCCAAAAACAAATGTGGGTAAAATCCTTAGACGATCATTAAAAGAAATGGAAGATAAAAAGAGAAAAGAGACAGAAACAGCAAGTTAA
- the rimO gene encoding 30S ribosomal protein S12 methylthiotransferase RimO: MKTKSLKKDKVNIVTLGCSKNLVDSEVMLTQLKGNGLEVEHENKKDDANIVIINTCGFIDNAKQESIDTILRYVDAKQEGLVEKVYVTGCLSQRYKDSLEEEIPEVDAWFGTMELPLLLRKFKADYKHELVGERITTTANHFAYMKISEGCDRPCSFCAIPLMRGKHVSKPIEELVKEAKSLARNGVKELLLIAQDSTYYGLDIYKKRNLAELLERLSDVEGIEWIRLHYAFPAGFPEDVLKVMAERENICNYIDMPLQSGSTKMLQLMRRGITREKTEVLIDKIRQSVPGIAIRTTLISGHPGETLKEHEETMEFVQKMKFDRLGVFPYSHEDNTHAFGMEDKLSDEEKEARAQEIMQIQEDISLAHNKAKIGSTLKVLFDRKEGGYFVGRTEFDSPEVDNEVLLPASDFIRVGDFAQVKITDATEFDLFGKIV; this comes from the coding sequence TTGAAAACCAAAAGTCTTAAAAAGGATAAAGTGAATATCGTTACACTAGGTTGCTCTAAAAACCTAGTTGACTCTGAAGTAATGCTTACCCAGTTAAAAGGAAATGGACTGGAGGTAGAACATGAGAATAAAAAAGACGATGCCAATATTGTAATCATAAATACCTGTGGCTTTATAGATAATGCAAAGCAGGAATCAATAGATACTATTCTTCGCTATGTAGATGCAAAACAAGAAGGATTAGTAGAAAAAGTTTATGTTACAGGTTGCCTTTCTCAAAGATATAAAGACTCATTAGAAGAAGAAATTCCTGAAGTAGATGCATGGTTTGGCACTATGGAATTACCACTACTTCTAAGAAAGTTTAAAGCCGATTACAAGCATGAATTAGTAGGTGAAAGAATTACTACCACTGCTAATCATTTCGCTTATATGAAAATTTCAGAAGGTTGCGATAGACCTTGTTCCTTCTGTGCAATTCCTTTAATGAGAGGAAAACACGTTTCAAAACCGATAGAAGAGCTTGTAAAAGAAGCTAAGAGTTTAGCAAGAAATGGGGTAAAAGAATTACTATTAATTGCACAAGACTCTACTTATTACGGCCTTGATATATACAAGAAAAGAAATTTAGCCGAATTGCTAGAAAGACTCTCTGATGTAGAAGGAATTGAGTGGATAAGATTGCATTATGCTTTTCCAGCAGGTTTTCCAGAAGATGTATTGAAAGTGATGGCTGAGAGAGAAAACATCTGCAATTATATTGATATGCCACTTCAGTCTGGTTCTACAAAAATGCTTCAATTAATGCGTAGAGGTATTACCAGAGAAAAAACAGAAGTGCTTATTGATAAAATCAGACAAAGTGTTCCGGGTATTGCTATTAGAACTACACTTATTTCTGGTCATCCGGGAGAAACTCTAAAAGAGCACGAAGAAACAATGGAGTTTGTGCAAAAAATGAAATTCGACAGATTAGGTGTATTTCCTTATTCGCACGAAGATAATACACATGCATTTGGCATGGAAGACAAACTAAGTGACGAAGAAAAAGAAGCCAGAGCACAGGAAATAATGCAAATACAAGAAGATATTTCTTTAGCACACAATAAAGCTAAAATTGGCAGTACACTAAAAGTATTGTTCGACAGAAAAGAAGGTGGTTACTTTGTAGGTAGAACAGAGTTTGATTCACCAGAGGTAGATAATGAAGTTTTACTACCAGCAAGTGATTTTATAAGGGTTGGAGATTTTGCGCAAGTAAAAATTACAGATGCTACTGAATTCGACTTATTCGGAAAAATAGTATAA
- a CDS encoding TerB family tellurite resistance protein, which translates to MSKNFLTNFEKKERVAYLVTLASLAMADGEVEEGEKQLIETICNDAAIDTAGKAIVISAVYEPEKITFSSYLSLLHNSDLRFHLMTDIILMVYADAEAEQEELEQAAKIRLQLSISQEQYDTLVKYVNTAKIFKEKGIIEGAFLKQAGLEDAFKKNGIPMEAFNNGETVGEIVTNVALSVVEKELKDTRAGVIFSVVKELGLFSGRKKRKKKKKKSKFGKFLAKLANTPVSHA; encoded by the coding sequence ATGAGTAAGAATTTCTTAACCAATTTCGAAAAAAAAGAAAGGGTAGCTTACCTTGTTACACTAGCAAGTTTGGCAATGGCAGATGGTGAAGTAGAAGAAGGTGAAAAACAATTAATAGAAACCATTTGTAATGATGCCGCAATTGATACTGCTGGTAAAGCAATTGTAATTTCTGCGGTATATGAGCCAGAGAAAATTACTTTTAGTAGTTACTTGAGTTTATTGCATAATAGTGATCTAAGGTTTCATTTAATGACTGACATAATTCTGATGGTTTATGCAGATGCTGAAGCAGAGCAAGAAGAATTGGAGCAAGCAGCCAAAATTAGATTGCAATTGAGTATTTCACAGGAACAATATGATACACTAGTTAAATATGTAAATACTGCAAAAATATTTAAGGAGAAAGGCATAATAGAAGGAGCTTTTCTTAAACAAGCAGGTTTAGAAGATGCATTTAAGAAAAATGGAATTCCAATGGAAGCCTTTAATAATGGCGAGACAGTAGGAGAGATTGTAACAAATGTAGCTCTTTCTGTTGTAGAAAAAGAATTAAAAGATACAAGGGCTGGGGTAATTTTCAGTGTAGTAAAAGAGTTAGGCTTATTCTCAGGAAGAAAAAAGCGCAAGAAAAAGAAGAAGAAAAGCAAATTTGGAAAGTTTCTAGCCAAATTAGCAAACACCCCTGTTTCTCACGCATAA
- a CDS encoding glycosyltransferase — translation MKIAYQSVFYPYRGGIAQFNASLFRALEKKAEIKAFNFSLQYPQILFPGTSQYVSESDIADNIPSERILNSINPLSYLKTAAAIRAYKPDILISAYWMSFLAPAQGTVARLVKKSAKTISVINNITPHERKLGDYLMNQYFLKQQQAHVVMGNAVKNELKEYIPDAKLMLHPHPIYNHFGGKIPKVDALKSLNLPTGKKTLLFFGLIREYKGLDVLLKAFNKLSDAYQLVIAGESYEDFSKYEELINNSPNRDRIFVFRRYIPDDEVASFFSASDLCVLPYKSATQSGVVAVAFHFDLPVLVTDKGNLKDTIEPYDTGIVIDEPDENMLSLAVNKYFEEAQENQFIENIKHFKKKFTWDHMAEELITFAKNI, via the coding sequence ATGAAAATAGCTTATCAATCAGTTTTTTATCCTTATCGTGGCGGAATTGCCCAGTTTAATGCATCTTTATTCAGAGCTCTGGAAAAAAAAGCTGAAATAAAAGCATTCAATTTTTCTCTACAGTATCCCCAGATTCTATTTCCGGGTACTTCGCAGTATGTATCAGAAAGTGATATTGCTGATAATATTCCATCTGAGAGAATATTAAATAGCATTAATCCTTTAAGTTATTTAAAAACTGCTGCAGCAATTAGAGCTTACAAACCTGATATTTTAATTAGCGCTTATTGGATGTCTTTTTTAGCCCCAGCTCAGGGAACTGTTGCGCGTCTGGTGAAAAAATCTGCAAAGACAATTTCTGTAATTAACAATATTACACCACATGAAAGAAAGTTGGGAGATTACTTAATGAACCAGTACTTCTTAAAACAACAACAGGCACATGTGGTAATGGGTAATGCCGTAAAAAATGAGTTGAAAGAATATATACCTGATGCAAAACTTATGTTGCATCCACATCCTATATACAACCATTTTGGTGGAAAGATTCCCAAAGTAGATGCATTAAAATCATTAAACCTCCCAACAGGTAAAAAAACACTATTATTTTTTGGTTTAATTAGAGAATATAAGGGTTTAGATGTGCTCCTTAAAGCATTTAATAAATTGTCAGATGCTTATCAATTGGTAATTGCGGGAGAGTCTTACGAAGATTTTAGTAAGTACGAAGAATTGATAAATAACTCTCCGAATAGAGACCGGATTTTTGTTTTTAGAAGATATATTCCAGATGATGAAGTAGCTAGTTTTTTTTCGGCATCAGACCTATGTGTATTGCCTTACAAAAGTGCGACACAGAGTGGAGTAGTGGCAGTAGCTTTTCATTTTGACTTACCAGTTTTAGTTACTGATAAAGGTAATCTCAAAGATACAATTGAGCCCTACGATACAGGCATAGTTATAGATGAACCTGATGAAAATATGTTATCATTAGCTGTAAATAAATACTTTGAAGAAGCTCAGGAAAACCAGTTTATTGAAAATATAAAGCATTTTAAGAAGAAATTTACTTGGGATCATATGGCAGAAGAATTAATCACATTCGCTAAAAATATATAA
- the rpsA gene encoding 30S ribosomal protein S1, producing MAEQNENQAQAQGFNWDDLESGGFGENYSQSEKDKMLAMYDGTLNEITEKEVIEGTVVSITDRDVVLNIGFKSDGLVSRNEFRDLEGLKVGDVVEVYVEDQEDANGQLILSRRKAKIVKAWEKITGAFENDEVIEGIVKRRTKGGLIVDIFGIESFLPGSQIDVKPIRDFDIFVGKKMELKVVKINYANDNVVVSHKVLIEKDLEKQKAEILNNLERGQVLEGVIKNMTNFGVFIDLGGVDGLLHITDISWGRISHPEELLDLDQTVKVVVLDFDDDKKRISLGMKQLTPHPWDSLDEGIDIGTKVHGKIVNVADYGAFLEIVPGVEGLIHVSEMSWSQHLRNPQDFLKVGDELDAQVLTIDREERKMSLGIKQLTEDPWKRSDLMIKYAVGTKHTGVVRNLTNFGLFIELEEGIDGLVHVSDLSWTKKIKHPSEFVKVSDELEVVVLELDIEQKRLALGHKQLEENPWNAFEEIFTPDSLHKCTIISKNDKGAVLELPYGIEGFCLSKNLKKEDGSTADVGETHEFKVMEFSKEDKKITLSHLHTYKEEKKPKKSEGSKSSKPNSKDNDSKATLGDLDALAQLKQDMENKD from the coding sequence ATGGCAGAACAAAACGAAAATCAAGCACAAGCACAAGGTTTCAACTGGGACGATCTGGAATCAGGTGGATTTGGTGAGAACTACAGCCAGTCAGAAAAAGATAAAATGCTGGCAATGTACGATGGTACTTTAAATGAAATTACTGAGAAAGAAGTAATTGAAGGTACTGTTGTAAGTATCACAGACAGAGATGTGGTATTAAACATTGGCTTTAAGTCTGACGGTTTAGTTTCTAGAAATGAATTCAGAGATCTTGAAGGTCTTAAAGTTGGAGACGTTGTAGAAGTGTACGTTGAAGATCAGGAAGATGCTAACGGTCAACTGATTCTTTCAAGAAGAAAAGCCAAAATTGTTAAAGCATGGGAAAAAATTACCGGTGCTTTTGAAAATGACGAAGTAATTGAAGGTATCGTTAAAAGAAGAACTAAAGGTGGACTTATCGTTGATATCTTTGGTATCGAGTCGTTCTTACCTGGTTCTCAAATAGATGTAAAACCAATCAGAGATTTCGACATCTTTGTAGGTAAAAAAATGGAATTAAAAGTTGTGAAAATCAACTACGCAAACGACAACGTAGTAGTTTCTCACAAAGTTCTTATCGAGAAAGACCTCGAAAAGCAAAAAGCAGAAATTCTCAACAACCTAGAGAGAGGTCAAGTACTAGAGGGTGTTATCAAAAACATGACAAACTTTGGTGTATTTATCGACCTTGGTGGTGTAGATGGTCTATTGCACATTACAGATATCTCTTGGGGAAGAATCTCTCACCCAGAAGAGCTGCTTGATCTTGACCAAACAGTTAAAGTTGTTGTTCTTGACTTTGATGATGACAAGAAGAGAATTTCACTGGGTATGAAGCAATTAACTCCACACCCTTGGGATTCATTGGATGAAGGTATTGATATTGGAACTAAAGTTCATGGTAAAATCGTAAACGTTGCAGATTACGGTGCATTCCTAGAAATCGTTCCAGGTGTAGAAGGATTAATCCACGTATCTGAAATGTCTTGGTCTCAACACTTGAGAAATCCTCAAGATTTCTTAAAAGTTGGAGATGAGCTTGATGCTCAAGTTCTTACTATCGATAGAGAAGAAAGAAAAATGTCTCTAGGTATTAAACAACTTACTGAAGATCCTTGGAAACGTTCTGATCTTATGATCAAATACGCTGTAGGAACTAAGCATACAGGTGTTGTTAGAAACCTTACTAACTTTGGTTTATTTATCGAGCTTGAAGAAGGTATTGATGGTCTAGTTCACGTTTCTGATCTTTCTTGGACTAAGAAAATCAAGCACCCATCTGAGTTTGTAAAAGTTTCAGACGAGCTTGAAGTAGTTGTTCTTGAGTTAGATATCGAACAAAAACGTCTTGCTTTAGGTCACAAACAACTTGAAGAAAACCCTTGGAATGCATTTGAAGAAATATTCACTCCTGATTCACTTCACAAGTGTACTATTATTTCTAAAAATGATAAAGGTGCTGTTCTTGAGTTACCTTACGGTATTGAAGGATTCTGCTTATCTAAAAACTTGAAGAAAGAAGACGGTTCTACTGCTGACGTTGGAGAAACTCATGAATTCAAAGTAATGGAATTCTCTAAAGAAGACAAGAAGATCACGCTTTCTCACCTTCATACTTATAAAGAAGAGAAGAAACCTAAAAAATCTGAAGGTTCTAAATCTTCTAAACCGAATAGTAAAGACAACGACTCAAAAGCTACTCTAGGTGATCTAGATGCTCTTGCTCAGTTGAAACAAGATATGGAAAATAAAGACTAA
- a CDS encoding sugar O-acetyltransferase encodes MKTEKEIMLAGEMYDPEDAELVAERKTARLLFQQYNATTEHDLEERKQILTELMGQNGDNVNIQPPFYCDYGYNIYLGKNCFFNFDCVILDVCKVTIGDNLMAAPKVQIYTATHPLDPVKRNSGRELGAEIKIGNNVWLGGGCIICPGVTIGDNSTIGAGSVVTRDIPANVFAAGNPCKVVKEID; translated from the coding sequence ATGAAAACTGAAAAAGAAATTATGCTTGCAGGAGAGATGTATGATCCTGAAGATGCTGAATTGGTTGCAGAAAGGAAAACTGCTCGTTTACTATTTCAACAATATAATGCTACAACTGAACACGATTTAGAAGAAAGGAAACAGATTTTAACAGAATTAATGGGGCAAAATGGTGATAATGTAAATATACAGCCTCCATTTTACTGTGATTATGGATATAATATCTATCTAGGTAAAAACTGCTTTTTTAATTTTGATTGTGTAATACTAGATGTTTGTAAAGTTACCATTGGTGATAATTTAATGGCAGCGCCTAAAGTACAAATATATACCGCAACTCATCCGCTTGATCCTGTAAAAAGAAACTCTGGTAGAGAGTTAGGTGCAGAAATTAAGATTGGTAATAATGTATGGCTAGGAGGGGGGTGTATTATTTGTCCGGGTGTAACAATTGGTGATAATTCAACTATAGGTGCTGGGAGTGTTGTAACCAGAGATATTCCAGCTAATGTGTTTGCTGCGGGTAATCCTTGTAAAGTTGTTAAAGAGATAGATTAA